The following nucleotide sequence is from Bradyrhizobium roseum.
GAGTTCGCTCAGCGGCCAAGGCCGTAGAATGCGGACCGAGTACGGCCGGATCGCCATGCCCTTTTGCGATCGCATTTACCGGCCTGTCGAGCACCATTCCTGCCAGTGCTGGCGCTGTCGCTCACCGCGCAAGACGGCCGGCTGGGGGACTTTTCTGCTTGTCGTCACGACGGCAGCGGTTGTCCTCGCAGTGACGCTGATCTTTCTGGGATAACCCTTGTTCGCCTCACTCGTCTGTAAGGCTTCCCGACAAGCGGGGCTGATGTGAGCCGGCTGGGACACCGAGAGTTGCCCAGCCGGATCCGCCGGCATCGGCGGGAAGGGTTTCCCGCAGCGCTTGATTCCGGAAAATATGCGCTTTCGCGATCATGTTGGCGCTCACAGGCGCCGTCAGGAACAGGAACAGCGTGATCAGGACTTCGTGGATGCCGGCGGCCTCATGCAGGAGGACGAAATAGAGGATCGATGCAATGAGCAACGAGCCAACGCCGAGTGTCGTCGCCTTGGTCGGGCCATGGAGCCGCCGCATGGTATCCGGCAGCTTGGCGAGCCCCCAGGACCCGGTAAACAGGAATACGCCCCCGATCACGATGAAGAAAGCGCTCGCTGATTCCGCAAATACTTCCATCGCTGTCACTCGATCACGTTGCCGCGCAGCAGAAACTTGCAGAACGCGACGGTCGAGACGAAGCCGACCATGGCGAACAGCAGTGCAGCTTCGAAATACATCGTGGTTCCGAACATGATCCCGGCCAAAACAATGAGGCCGATTGCGTTGATCACCATCGTATCGAGCGCAAGAATGCGGTCGGGCGCGTCCGGCCCTGCAATCAGGCGGTAGACATTCAGCACCAGGGATACCGAAATGGCGATCAGCGTGAAGCTGCAAGCGGCGGCGATCATGCGAATATCCTCATCAGGCGGCGCTCATATCGAGATTTGATGGTGGCTACGGTCCCGGCGGGGTCCGACGTTTCAAGGCAGTGAACCAGCAGCGATCGCCGGTCGGCGCTGAGGTCGGCGCTCAACGTCCCCGGCGTCATTGTTATGGTCCCGGCCAGTGTTGCGATTGCCTCAGGGCTTTCCAGCGCGAGGGGCACGATGACGAATTGCGATCGCAAACTGTCGCCGCGACGAAACAGCACGAGGTAGGCGACTTGCACATTGGAGACGATAATGTCCCAGAGGACGACAGCGAGATAATCGACGATCGCCAGCGGGTTGCGGACTTTCAACCGCTCCGGCCAGTAGGGGCTGGTAAAACTGGCGATGACGAACCCGATCAGCATTCCGGAGATGACGGCTTGCCAGGAGAAGTCGTTGACCAGCAGCACCCACACCAGCGTAAGGACGCCGATCAGAAACGGATGGAGCAGCAGCACGCGCATGGCCTATTCTCCCGTGTGGTTGGCGGCCGCTATGGGCCGCAATACCGCGGCGATGTAGCGGTGCGGCGACAGCAACTGCTCCGCGGTGGCGGTCATGTCGGCCATCACCGGGCCGGCGAACACGCTCAACGCCGTAACCGTCGCGATCATGGCGCCGATCACGAAGATGGGCATGATCGGAACAGCCCGCGGCGTTGACGTCTCGGTCGCCGGGGAACGGTTCCAGAATATCTGCATGCCGGTGCGCGCGAAACCGAGGATCAGCAGCAGGCTGGTGATCAGGATTGCCGGCCATACGGTAGCGGCGATGAAGGCCTCACGCGCGGCATCGAGGATCAGGAGCTTGCCGAAGAACCCCGCGAGCGGCGGCATGCCGATCGTGGCAATCGCAAGCAGGAAGAAAAATCCGGCAAAGACGTTTGCGTATTGCGGAAACCATGCGAACGCCGCGCGACTGCCTTTCTCGGGCGCGAGAAGGCCGCCAAGCAGAAACAGTCCCGCACTGGCGACGGTGCTCTGCACGGCGTAATAAAGCGCGGCCGCAAGACCGGCGCTGCCCAGGCCAACGGCGATCAGCAGCGTTCCCATCGAAGCGATCAGCGAGTAGCAGACCAGGTCAAGCACGCGACGGCTTGCGAGCACGCCGATGGTGCCGAGAGCGAGGGTCAGTATCCCCGCCGGCAGAACCCAAGGTGTCGCGACATCGGCGAGCGGGCCGGCGCCGGCGCCGAAGATCAGCGTGTAGACACGGATGATGGAATAGATCCCCACCTTGCTCATGATGGCGAACAGCGCGGCGGCGGGCGGCGACGTGGAGCCATAGGCCGGCGGCAACCACCAGTGCAGCGGCACCATCGCGGACTTGATCGAAAACACGGTCAGCAGCAGCAGGGCGCCGGCCGTGAGCAGCGCCTGATTGCCGGTTGCGACCTGCGGCACCTTCTCGGCGAGGTCCGCCATGTTGAGCGTGCCGGTGACCGAATAGATCGTTCCCACGGCAAACAGGAAAACCGTGGAACCGATCAGGTTGATCGCAATGTAGTGGAAGCCGGCCTTCATCCGATGGGCACCGCCGCCATGCAGCATCAAGCCATAGGAGGCAATCAGCAGCACTTCGAAGAAGACGAAAAGGTTGAACAGGTCGCCGGTGAGAAAAGCGCCGTTGATGCCGAGCAACTGAAACTGGAACAGGGCGTGGAAATGGCGTCCACGCTTGTCCCACTCGTCGATGGCGGCGAGCACGACACCGAAGGCGAGCAGCCCGGCGAGCAGCAGCATCGTGGCGGCCAGCCGGTCCAGGACCAGAACGATGCCGAACGGCGCAGGCCAGTTACCGAGCAGATAGATGCGCGGCTCGCCGTCGCCGGCGACGATATAGAATCCGATCACGACAACCAGCTGAATGGCGGTTGCCGCGACCGACACGATGCGTTGGGAGAACAGGCTGCGACGCATGACCAGCACCAGCAGCGCCGCCGTCATGGCCGGCACGACCAGGGGTACGATGAGCCAGGGATTGGTCATCACAGCACCTCGTCGCGAAGGATGTCCGGCGACTTCTCGTCGGTTCGGACGTCGAGCGACACGCCATCGTCGCCGGTTTCGAGAAAGGCGCGCAGTGACAACACGACGATCAGGGCTGTCATGCCAAAGGTGATCACGATGGCGGTCAGGACGAGCGCCTGCGGCAACGGATCGGCGTATCCGCCGGCATAGACGCCGACGATCGGCGGCCGGTCGATGGTGAGCCGGCCCATCACGAACAGGAACACGTTCACCGCATAGGACAGGAAGCAGAGGCCGATCACCACCGGAAAGGTTCGCCGCAGCAGAATGAGATACAGGCCGGCCGCCGTCAGCGCACCGATCCCGCTCGCCAGCAGAAATTCCATACTCATCAAACGCGCGCCTCCGCCCGGTTTGACGCTTCCTCGGCGCGCTCCTCCACCCGAGACAGGGTCGCAAGCGACAGGAGGCAGGTGCCTACCACCGTGAAGAAAACGCCGACGTCGAATGCCATCGCGGAGGCCAGCTCCACTTCGCCGAATATCGGCAGATGGAAGTATCCGAACGTGCTGGTGAGGAAAGGGCGATCGAAGAGAAGCGAGGCAATGCCGGTTGCGCCGGCGATCATCACGCCGCCGCCGATCATCGCATGGGCGTCGAACCGGGCGCGGCGATGCGCCCATGTGTAGCCGCTCGCCATATATTGCACGAGGAAGGCGACCGCGACGATGAGGCCGGCAATGAATCCGCCCCCCGGCATGTTGTGTCCCCGCAGGAGAATGTAAATTCCGACCATCAGCGAGAGCGGAAGCAGGACGCGGGCGACCACCGCGAGCATCAGCGGATGCGGATCGCGCGACTGCGGATCGAAACGCACGCGCGCAAGGCGGCGTCCGGCAGCGCCATGCATGGCCGAGTCGAGCAGGGCGAAAATCGCCAGCGCAGCGATCGCCAGCACGATGATTTCACCGAACGTATCGTAACCGCGGAAGTCGACCAGTATCACATTGACCACATTGGTGCCGCCACCGCCCGGTTTCGACTGTTCGATGTGATAGCCGGAAATCGTCTCGAAGCTGCGGGTCATTGCGGCATAGGCAAGGGCGCCGATGCCGAGCCCACCAAGTATCGCCAGCCCGCCGGCACCGAGCTTGTTCCGCAGCGGCATCTCATCGGGTGTTGTGCGCGGCAACAGGTTGATCGCGAGCAGCAGCAGGATGGTGGTCACCACCTCGACCGCGATCTGGGTGAGGGCAAGATCCGGCGCGGAGAATTGCAGGAATGCGAGCGATACCACGAGTCCGACAATGCTGGTGACGATCAACGCGGTCAGCCGGTCGTAGTGCCGCCTGATGATCAGACCACAGGCGACCAGCAAGACAAGCCAAGCGGTCACGGCCGGCAGTGTCGCCGCCAGCGTCACGCGATCCCCCGCGAGCGGAGCGCGGGCTGCGGCCAGGTATCCGGTCAGCGCCAGCACGCCGATTGTCCCGACGATGACGCCGAGATAGCGCGGCAGACTTCCATTGTCGATGCGGCCGAGGATAATGCGCGACGCCCGGATCATTCCCGCCACCGATGCGATGAACATGGTCATCGCCTCCGGCCGGGGTATCGCCAGTCGTGCACGATTGGCGGCGGGGTAGACCCCCAGCATGGCGAGGCCGCCGACAAGGGCGATCACGCTCATGCCCAACGCCGGTGTCAGGCCGTGCCACAAGGCCAGATGATAGCCGGGCAGGGCGCCGCCCGTCGCCGCCCGCGCGGTCTGCTCGACAATCGATCCGGCGAATGTCGCCGGCATCACGCCGATGGCGATCACCGGAACGATCAGCACGGCGACCGGCAGCCACATGCCGAACGGCGGGTCGTGGGGACGGTGTGGATAGTCGTCGCGCTTTGGGCCGAGAAAGACGCAGAAAACGAGCCGGGCGGAATAAGCCGCCGACAGCAGGGCTCCGGCGGTGGCGAACAGCGGAACGAGCCAGGTCTGGCCGGCGATGACCGTGTGCGCGGCCTCCTCCAGCATCATCTCCTTCGAGAGGAATCCGTTCAGCAGGGGCAATCCGGCCATCGACGCCGCGGCGAGGATGGCGAGCCCCGAGGTGATCGGCATGAGGTGGCGCAAGCCGCCGAGCCTGCGTATGTCGCGCGTGCCGGCTTCATGATCGACGATACCGGCGGACATGAACAATGCCGCCTTGAATGTTGCGTGATTGAGGATGTGGAAGATGGCTGCGACCAGTGCCATGCGGGTGCCGAAGCCGAGCAGCATCGTCAGCAGGCCGAGATGGCTCACGGTAGAGAAGGCGAGCAGCGCCTTGAGGTCATCCTTGAACAGCGCGATCCACGCCGCGATGACCATGGTGACGAGGCCGGTCAGCGAAACGATCAGGAACCACTCCTGCGTGCCGGACAGGACCGGCCAAAGACGGGCGAGCAGGAAGATGCCGGCCTTCACCATCGTTGCCGAATGCAGATAGGCGGACACCGGCGTCGGAGCGGCCATGGCATGCGGCAACCAGAAGTGAAAAGGAAACTGCGCGGACTTGGTGAATGCGCCCAGCAGGATCAGCAGCAGCATCGGCAGATAGAGCGAGGAGGCCCTGATCGTCTCGCCGCGCGTCAAAATGTCGCTCAATTGAAAGCTGCCGGCACTATGGCCAAGCAGCAGCATCCCGCCCATCAGCGCCAGCCCGCCGCTTCCGGTGACCAGCAATGCCATGAGCGCCCCCGTGCGCGAGGCGGGCAGGTGATACCAATAACCGATCAACAGGAATGACGTGAGGCTGGTCAGTTCCCAGAACACCACCAGGAGCAGGATATTGTCGCTCAGAACAATACCGACCATTGAGCCCTGAAAGAGCAGCAGATAGCAGAAGAAACGCCCCATGGGATCGCTGCGATCCAGATAGAAGCGCGCATACAGGATGATCAGAAGGCCGATCGCCAGGATCAGCGTCGCAAAGAACAGCCCGAGTCCATCAACGAAAAACGACAGCGAGAGGCCCAGCTGTGGCAGCCATGGGACGTCGGTTCGGGGAATGCCGCCTGAATAGACCGTCGAAGCCTCGGTGAGAAGAATGAGGAGTGCGAGTCCGGTGACGGCGGCTGCCGTTGCCGTGCAGACATTCCGTCCGGCCCGTATGGCGAGCGGTGGAACCATCGCGCCGAAAAACGGGAGAAGGATGACAAGCGCAAGCTTCATTCACGACACGCATGTTGGCTTGAGGGAGTGCGAGGATGCTCGTTGGACATCCTTCTCAGCAGATTATGCTACTCAAAGCCAGTACCAACGGGTCATGGAGCCGCAGCGAATGCCTGAGTGAAGATAATCCGTTGGCCCGACCCGTTGAGCTGCGATTTCGGTTCCGCGCGACAGCTACAGGTTCGACGGTTCGCTACGGTTGGCGGCCGGTTACTCCATCCATGGGCGCTGAACACTCGACTACTTTCGCCGTTGCTTTAACAGACCTTGCAGTATTCGATCCGCAGATTTGCCGAACGGCGGGCGAAGCAGACTTGTCAAAGACAGGCGCGACTGGACGAAAACGGTTCTCTCGTTCGAGAACGCCCGAAAGCCAGCCTCGCCGTGGTATCGACCCGAGCCGGACTGTCCGACGCCCCCGAAGGGCAACTGAGGGACGGCTGCATGGACGACTGTATCGTTGACGGATATGGCCCCGGACGCCGTCGAAGCGGCCATCTTTTCGAAAGATTCACCGATGTCGCCGAACCAGTAGATGGCGAGCGGCTCAGGCAGATTGCGGACGATGCGGAGCGCTTCGTCAAGACTTTCGTATCCCAAGACAGGAAGCAGCGGGCCAAAAATTTCCTCCCGCATGATCACGGAATCTAAAGTGGGATTGATAACCAAAGCGGGCCGGTAACGGGGCGCCGAAACGGGCCAAGGCAAGAGCGGCTCGATCACATGGTCGGCTTCGAGAGACCGCAGCCTGGCAATGGCACCGTCCGTCAGGATGGCGGAGTAGTCCCTCGTCTCACGGCCGGGGTGCAGTTTTTGTGCCGCATCGCGGGCGAGAGATACGAACTCGACCATCCGTTCCGCCGGCACGAGAACGTAATCCGGCGCAACGCAGGTCTGCCCACCGTTCAGAAGCTTTCCGGACACGATCCTGGTTACAGCGAGATTCAAATCGGCACTTCGGTCCACGACGACAGGGCTCTTTCCGCCAAGTTCCAAAACGACCGGCGTCAGATTGGTCGCTGCGGCGGCGGCAATCTCCACGCCGACGGAGTGCGAACCGGTAAACAGAATCATGTCCAAGGGAAGCCGCGCGATCCGCGCCGCGACGGCGGCATCACCCGTAAAGACCCGAACGATCGTCGGATCGATTGTTTTGGAAATATGGTCTTCCAGCAATTCGGCCGTGCGGGGAGTGCGTTCCGAAGGCTTCACGATGGCTCTGCAACCGGCGGAAATCGCGCTGACCAAGGGAAGAAGGACAAGCTGAACCGGATAATTGCTCGGGCCGATGATGCCGGCGACGCCCCGGGGCTGACGAACGACTTGGGCCTTCGCCGGCCAAAAAGGCCAGGTCAGGCCGATCCGTTCGGGCCGGGTCCACTTTGGGAGCTTTCGGATCGCCAGGTCGATCGCGGACACCACGACCGATATCTCGGTGAGCAATGTCTCATGGCGCGACCGATAGCGGAAGTCGGCTGAAACGGCCGTTGCGTAGGCTTCGGCCCTGTCCAGCAGCGACGAGCGCAACGTTCCGAGGATTTCCATCCGATCGGCGATCGTCAGTCCGCCCGAAATCCTATGCGCGGCCTTCAGCGATTCGTAGCCGTCTTCTACCGATGTGGACCGATGAGAAGCGTCCATAAAGATCTCACATCCGCGGTCGGTAGACACGGCCGCGCCAAACGACGGTTCGGCCCGCCAGGTAACCCACTAAAGCATTCCACTGTATCGCGAGCGTCGCAAGAACGCCCAACGGCATCACGATCACCGCAGACGCAGGCTCTTCGCATTTGATGGCCTGCATCATTCTGGAGAAGATCAACAGCACCACGGAAATCAACAAGAACCGGGCGCCCCAATCAGCCGGCGCCAGCCAGGCGAAGGGAGCCAACACGAAAGGCGCTACGAGACCGCCACCGAGCAGCAGCGTCCAGACGGGAAGGGCGACCGGCCTGGCCATACCTTCGGTGGCGTTCTTTCCGAAGCCCAGCCACAGATCCCGGGCGTTCGAATACATGCGGCAACTCGCGATCCCGGTCGCGTCGACGAGATCGGTGGGAAAGCCATTTCGCCGGAAGTTTGCCGCCAGCCTCATGCCGTCATGCATCGCGTTCGCGATGCCGGCATGGCCTCCCGCGGCCAGATAGGACGACCTGCGCACCATGATCAACTGACCGCACGCGGCGGCAAGCGAGGGGTCGGTGCTCCGCCGCCTCATGAGGGCCACCGGCAGGTAGAAATAGATCAAGGTGTTGATCATGGGAATAACGGCCAGATCGGCAAACGTTCTGATTTCCTGCCGGGGTACGCCGCTGACGAAATCCATCGTTTGCCGAGGAATAAGGCGCGATACGGCGTCTGGTGCGAGCCGGACGTCGCTATCCAGAAAAAGCATGAAGGGGCGCGCGGTCATGGTCGACAGCACGTGACAGGCGTGCGTCTTTCCCTTCCACCCGGTAGGCAAAGCAGGGGCACGCTCAAGACGCAATCTCGGGTCGCTCTCAGCGATTTTCAGGACTATCTCGGCTGTCGCGTCGGTGGACCCATCATCCAGGACGATGACTTCGACGTCCACATCTTTGCTCGCGAGCGCCGCTTCGACGCAAGCGCGGATCGTTGCTTCCTCGTTACGGGCGGGAATCAGTATCGCGACTTCAGGCGTGCCGCTGCCCTTGGCCGGCGGTCGAACGAGGATGAAGTTGAATAGCCCCATCAGCGCCGGAAGCAGGGTAAGCATCGCTACGATGGCGAATAGGATCGTCATGCCGAGCCCGGGTCATGTCCCGGCCGAAAGTCCCGGCCGCGTGCGAACGCCAGCAGTCGTCGCCATGCATCGTAGACTGCGTTGATCTGGCTTCTACCCTCGATCAGAGTCTCAAACTGCGAATGATCACGACCGATCGAGCCGGCACGAAGCTCGTTCATGGTTTGGTCAAGGCGCTCCTCGAGAAGCGCCAGCCGTTGCTGTTTCGAAAGAGCGGCGATCGAGCTTGCCGATATCGGCTGGCCAAAGGAAATAAGCAGCTCAGGTTGCTTTTCAATCCAGAACGTCGTTTCGACGGCGAGGGGGAGGAAGATCACGTCGGGCGCCAAATCCGCCAGGTGCGCAAGTCCAGGGCTCAGTTGCAGAGGCCGTTCTCGAACATCGGCAAACCGGCCTTGCGCCGCGACGAACATCATTGACCCTGGATCTCGAAGAACGGTTCTGCTCGTTTCGATGAAGTCGACCGCACCTTGCGACGAGTCGCGAGCCACGCCGAAAGCGCCCAACCGCGCGAGAATCGCGTACTGTTCCAGCATCTTCGCATCTATCGGAGCGAAGGCTCTGAAGTTTTCGAACAGTCGACGCGCGAGTACGACGTAAAGCACGCCATCCCACCATGATGGGTGGTTCGCGTAGACGACGAGCCTGGTCGCCGCGACTTGAGGCAAGTTGCCGGCGCGTAAAACGCGCAGCGCATGGAAATCCCGCTTGAGCGTGCGTTCGAAAATGTAGCCGAAGAAGGCAAGCGCGGTTTTGGAACGCCGGGCGACGACGTGATTGGCCTCATCTCGAGCCGCCAGTCTTCTGGCACTTTCACGACGCAAGCTTTTCTTTCCTCATATCGGCGTCGAGCGCATCAGCGGCAATCCAGCCCGACATCATGACCATCGGCATCCCTGGCCCGGGATGCGCCGCTCCGCCAGCGAGGTAAAGTCCCTCGATATGCCTGCTTCTGTTTCCCGGCTTGAACGCACCGGTGAACTTTCCGTGGCTCGCCAGTCCGTAGATAGCTCCGTTCAGCACCTTGTAGCGATCATGTATGTCCTGCGGCGTCAGGTGGCGTTCGAATACGATCCTGTCTTCAAGGTCCGGCAGAAGCGCCGTACGCTTCAATTTGTCGATGATCTTTTGCCGATAGGCGGGAAACATCTTCGACCAATCGTGATGATCGCGAAGATAGGGCGTGTGAACCAGAACATACAGGGCTTCGCCTCCCTCCGGAGCGACCGAGGGGTCGCTTCCAGACGGCGCGGCCAGGTAGCAAGTCGGGTCGGGAGCCGGCTCGCCACGACGGTAGATCCAATCGAACTCCTCTTCGGCGTCATCCGA
It contains:
- a CDS encoding Na+/H+ antiporter subunit G — protein: MEVFAESASAFFIVIGGVFLFTGSWGLAKLPDTMRRLHGPTKATTLGVGSLLIASILYFVLLHEAAGIHEVLITLFLFLTAPVSANMIAKAHIFRNQALRETLPADAGGSGWATLGVPAGSHQPRLSGSLTDE
- a CDS encoding K+/H+ antiporter subunit F, encoding MIAAACSFTLIAISVSLVLNVYRLIAGPDAPDRILALDTMVINAIGLIVLAGIMFGTTMYFEAALLFAMVGFVSTVAFCKFLLRGNVIE
- a CDS encoding Na+/H+ antiporter subunit E gives rise to the protein MRVLLLHPFLIGVLTLVWVLLVNDFSWQAVISGMLIGFVIASFTSPYWPERLKVRNPLAIVDYLAVVLWDIIVSNVQVAYLVLFRRGDSLRSQFVIVPLALESPEAIATLAGTITMTPGTLSADLSADRRSLLVHCLETSDPAGTVATIKSRYERRLMRIFA
- a CDS encoding monovalent cation/H+ antiporter subunit D, producing MTNPWLIVPLVVPAMTAALLVLVMRRSLFSQRIVSVAATAIQLVVVIGFYIVAGDGEPRIYLLGNWPAPFGIVLVLDRLAATMLLLAGLLAFGVVLAAIDEWDKRGRHFHALFQFQLLGINGAFLTGDLFNLFVFFEVLLIASYGLMLHGGGAHRMKAGFHYIAINLIGSTVFLFAVGTIYSVTGTLNMADLAEKVPQVATGNQALLTAGALLLLTVFSIKSAMVPLHWWLPPAYGSTSPPAAALFAIMSKVGIYSIIRVYTLIFGAGAGPLADVATPWVLPAGILTLALGTIGVLASRRVLDLVCYSLIASMGTLLIAVGLGSAGLAAALYYAVQSTVASAGLFLLGGLLAPEKGSRAAFAWFPQYANVFAGFFFLLAIATIGMPPLAGFFGKLLILDAAREAFIAATVWPAILITSLLLILGFARTGMQIFWNRSPATETSTPRAVPIMPIFVIGAMIATVTALSVFAGPVMADMTATAEQLLSPHRYIAAVLRPIAAANHTGE
- a CDS encoding Na+/H+ antiporter subunit C encodes the protein MEFLLASGIGALTAAGLYLILLRRTFPVVIGLCFLSYAVNVFLFVMGRLTIDRPPIVGVYAGGYADPLPQALVLTAIVITFGMTALIVVLSLRAFLETGDDGVSLDVRTDEKSPDILRDEVL
- a CDS encoding monovalent cation/H+ antiporter subunit A, with the protein product MKLALVILLPFFGAMVPPLAIRAGRNVCTATAAAVTGLALLILLTEASTVYSGGIPRTDVPWLPQLGLSLSFFVDGLGLFFATLILAIGLLIILYARFYLDRSDPMGRFFCYLLLFQGSMVGIVLSDNILLLVVFWELTSLTSFLLIGYWYHLPASRTGALMALLVTGSGGLALMGGMLLLGHSAGSFQLSDILTRGETIRASSLYLPMLLLILLGAFTKSAQFPFHFWLPHAMAAPTPVSAYLHSATMVKAGIFLLARLWPVLSGTQEWFLIVSLTGLVTMVIAAWIALFKDDLKALLAFSTVSHLGLLTMLLGFGTRMALVAAIFHILNHATFKAALFMSAGIVDHEAGTRDIRRLGGLRHLMPITSGLAILAAASMAGLPLLNGFLSKEMMLEEAAHTVIAGQTWLVPLFATAGALLSAAYSARLVFCVFLGPKRDDYPHRPHDPPFGMWLPVAVLIVPVIAIGVMPATFAGSIVEQTARAATGGALPGYHLALWHGLTPALGMSVIALVGGLAMLGVYPAANRARLAIPRPEAMTMFIASVAGMIRASRIILGRIDNGSLPRYLGVIVGTIGVLALTGYLAAARAPLAGDRVTLAATLPAVTAWLVLLVACGLIIRRHYDRLTALIVTSIVGLVVSLAFLQFSAPDLALTQIAVEVVTTILLLLAINLLPRTTPDEMPLRNKLGAGGLAILGGLGIGALAYAAMTRSFETISGYHIEQSKPGGGGTNVVNVILVDFRGYDTFGEIIVLAIAALAIFALLDSAMHGAAGRRLARVRFDPQSRDPHPLMLAVVARVLLPLSLMVGIYILLRGHNMPGGGFIAGLIVAVAFLVQYMASGYTWAHRRARFDAHAMIGGGVMIAGATGIASLLFDRPFLTSTFGYFHLPIFGEVELASAMAFDVGVFFTVVGTCLLSLATLSRVEERAEEASNRAEARV
- a CDS encoding aldehyde dehydrogenase family protein, which gives rise to MDASHRSTSVEDGYESLKAAHRISGGLTIADRMEILGTLRSSLLDRAEAYATAVSADFRYRSRHETLLTEISVVVSAIDLAIRKLPKWTRPERIGLTWPFWPAKAQVVRQPRGVAGIIGPSNYPVQLVLLPLVSAISAGCRAIVKPSERTPRTAELLEDHISKTIDPTIVRVFTGDAAVAARIARLPLDMILFTGSHSVGVEIAAAAATNLTPVVLELGGKSPVVVDRSADLNLAVTRIVSGKLLNGGQTCVAPDYVLVPAERMVEFVSLARDAAQKLHPGRETRDYSAILTDGAIARLRSLEADHVIEPLLPWPVSAPRYRPALVINPTLDSVIMREEIFGPLLPVLGYESLDEALRIVRNLPEPLAIYWFGDIGESFEKMAASTASGAISVNDTVVHAAVPQLPFGGVGQSGSGRYHGEAGFRAFSNERTVFVQSRLSLTSLLRPPFGKSADRILQGLLKQRRK
- a CDS encoding glycosyltransferase — translated: MTILFAIVAMLTLLPALMGLFNFILVRPPAKGSGTPEVAILIPARNEEATIRACVEAALASKDVDVEVIVLDDGSTDATAEIVLKIAESDPRLRLERAPALPTGWKGKTHACHVLSTMTARPFMLFLDSDVRLAPDAVSRLIPRQTMDFVSGVPRQEIRTFADLAVIPMINTLIYFYLPVALMRRRSTDPSLAAACGQLIMVRRSSYLAAGGHAGIANAMHDGMRLAANFRRNGFPTDLVDATGIASCRMYSNARDLWLGFGKNATEGMARPVALPVWTLLLGGGLVAPFVLAPFAWLAPADWGARFLLISVVLLIFSRMMQAIKCEEPASAVIVMPLGVLATLAIQWNALVGYLAGRTVVWRGRVYRPRM
- a CDS encoding lysophospholipid acyltransferase family protein, which produces MRRESARRLAARDEANHVVARRSKTALAFFGYIFERTLKRDFHALRVLRAGNLPQVAATRLVVYANHPSWWDGVLYVVLARRLFENFRAFAPIDAKMLEQYAILARLGAFGVARDSSQGAVDFIETSRTVLRDPGSMMFVAAQGRFADVRERPLQLSPGLAHLADLAPDVIFLPLAVETTFWIEKQPELLISFGQPISASSIAALSKQQRLALLEERLDQTMNELRAGSIGRDHSQFETLIEGRSQINAVYDAWRRLLAFARGRDFRPGHDPGSA